AGGCAGGTCACAATCCAGGGCAACATTAGATTTCGGGGCGGCGCTTCTCCCAGAACATGCAGGCTGACGGGAGTGGTTTCGTTATGAATATCGTGCATATATTCCAGTACTTGTTCGATTTGTTTCGGCGTTAATAACTGGTTTTCTTCGAGAGGCAGGCGGAGATCCTGGTGCAGATTTGCTTTGAGGAACTGGTCGGTGATGGAAGTACGGAATTTTTCTTTCAGTGCACCCTCTTCCAGAATGACCCACTTATCAATGTCGTTGTGCAGGTTGAGCAGTTCATCCGAGAGTTCTGCGTTTACAGACGGGGGAACCAGGTGATTGATCAGCGTGGCATAAGCACGGCGGCGGACGGGAGAGGATTCGCCGAGGTTGTTGATGATCCAGGGATTGATGTTTGGGATAGCACCCATGATCATATCGGACCAGTCAGATGAGGACAGTCCCACCGGTTTACCGGGCAGGAGAAATTCAGTGCCATGAGTGCCGAAGTGAATCATGGCGTCGGCGGTGAAACCTTCCTGCAACCAGAAGTAAGTTGCCAGATAATTATGGGGCGGCGGTACGAGCTTGTTGTGTACGAGTGAGGTGTCGTGGGCCTCTCCGCGTAAGGGTTGAGGTAATAAGATGACGTTACCCAGATCAATGCGGGGGACAACGATGAATTTTTCTCCCACATCTTCCCAGACGAGAAACTTACCAGGTGGCGGTCCCCAATGTTTGATGATCGCTTCTCGCTGTTTGGGAGGGACTTTTTCTTCGAGCCATTTATTATAGGCGGCGACCGGGATTAATACGGCGTTGCCGCTACGCGCGAGACGATCGAGCACACCAGGAGCCCAGACGCCGATCTGACGCCCCTGTTTTTGCATTAATTCAATCAACTCATCTTCGTCCTGGGGGACTCGAGAAAGAGAATAACCGTCATTTTTCATGCGGTTCAAGACGTTGATCAGACTACGCGGGCCGTTCATGAACATGCCGGTGGCGCTGCCGCGCATCAACTCTGCTTTGCCCATTTCCCGGTCGTAGTACACGACGGCTATTTTCTTTTCTGCATTGGGTGTGCGGGCGAGTCTGGTCCAGTTGAGCGTGCGGTCTGCGAGATGATTGATACGTTCTTCGATGGGGGTGAAGGCTTCGGGGCTGCCGCCGCCATGCAGAGTGCCTGAACCAATCTGGGGTTCGATGGCGCCCAGGAGTTCCTGGCTGATGACGTGCAACGCCATTTCGTTAGCGGCGATGCCTTCGAGATTATTTTGCCATTCCTTGATGGATTGCTTGCGGAAAAAGATCGAGTGCAGGTGCGGGACGCCCAACTTTTCTCGAAATGTCGTGGATTCACGACTGTGGCAGGTATGAACAACCGCCTCGGGTTTGAACTGAAAAATGTTGGTTTCGAAATCAGGGCCACCATCAATCATAGCAACGGCAAGGATGCCTTTTTTCTCAAATTGTCGGATTAAGGCATCGACTACTTTAGGTTGTTGAAAGGCTAAGTGTGTGGAGTGGACTGCTATGACCACGCGGGGAGTATTATTAATTTCTTTACCCTGCTGCTTGCTCCACTTTAGAAATTCCTGAGTTTCTTTGAACATGCCTTCATGATCAGGATGATACAGGCCTGTTAATCGATCAACTGTTTCTGCGGGTAGAACCGTTCCTGACTGCTTGAGATACTTCACATTGACATACAGCAAGAATCGGCGGAGGTTTTCGGGTGAAGAGCCATAATAACTTTTCAGCTCTTCATCATGCTCGATGATTCCCTGTTGTGTCAGCAGGGGGAGATGTTTTTCGGCGAGACCAGAGATCGAGATGATCCGTAAGTTCGGATTTTGTTTTCGACCTGATGAGATTAACTTGCGGTAATGGTCACGGTCTTGACCGCGGACGTGTTGAAAAAAGACAATTTGATACGGGGTGAAGTCGACGGTACCACTCGTTAATTGTTCGTCCGTAAAGTAGTCGAGTTGCAATTGGTAGTCGTCTTCGTAACGTTTCAGGATATCGAAGATTCCTCCATGTAAGCCGATAAATGCGAGCCTTTGAACGGCGGTTTTGTCGGGTGATGTGGTTTGCGTTTTCTGAGGCGGTTTCAGCGCAGCAGGAGGTGGTTCTGCCTGCAGAGGTGCGGCAGCAAGAATCAGGCTGAGGTAAATCCAATGAATAAAACGCACGTAAAGTCCTTCAAGTATTTGAGGATCAGGCTGGTTGAAAAATTAGCGAAACTCTTCATTTAGCTTAGAATTCTCCGACAATTTCACCACCTTGCTTGGTACCCAACGCGTGGTAGACTTCGAGGCTGATATTTTCTGAGAGAAAATGGACCGAACCATCACACATCAAAAGGTGTGCGCCGCCGGTGTGTGTGCTCCGGGCAGCATAATTGGTGCAGCCATTATTAGGGGCACGGCAGTCCAGTCGGGGATCGTTGGGGACACGGTCTGTGCTAAACATGTTGTTCTGGGGATGTCCTCCAAGCCAGATATTTCCCATGTCAGACGCATTGGGTGGCGCGCTCTGGCAGGTATCGATATCGGATGCATCAGCGCCGCTGGTGGCAATGTAGTTATCGTTTAAGGTATTCACGTCGAAGTCGCCTTTGAGAATTTCTCCCACCGCGATCGTATTCGATGTGCCGTCTGTGATGTCTCTAATTTTTAGATAAGTATTGTGACCGAATACACCAGTACAATCTGCGCTACGACAGGCACATTCGATGCCTTGGTTGGCGAGGTAGTTTGTGGGAGCCCAGTCGGGATTGACTCGGCCGACCGGATCACTGGGGCAGAGGAAGACAACGATATCGGTACTACCTGCCGGCTGAAAGGCGGGGTTCTGGCTGGCGGAGAGTGAAAGGTCAATCAAATTGAAGTCGATTAAATTGTAGACGTTGGTCTGATCAATGTAGGGTAGAATATACGTCATCCAGCTGAATTGATGACGATAGGAGGGGCCGTCGTTTCCGGATTCCATGTGTCCAGGTGGAAACAGTCGATGCGATGCCTCGTAGTTATAGAGCGCAAGTCCCAACTGTTTGAGGTTGTTTTTGCACTGGGAACGCCGGGCTGCCTCGCGGGCCTGTTGGACGGCGGGAAGCAAGAGTGCAATCAGAATTGCGATAATGGCGATGACAACCAGGAGTTCAATGAGTGTGAAACCATGCTTTTGTTGAGTTGGGTTGACGTGTTTCATCTGTAAATTTTTCTTTTGAGTTCGGGTTTTATCGGAGTCAACAGGAGGCAGGTTTTGCGGCGGCGTTACTGACTGGCCAGTTTCTGTTTAAGTTCGTTGGCGCATTTTTTGTTGCAGACGACGTGTTGGATCGCGTTATAGGTCATCAGGTTTTCAGCAGTCACATCGTCAATTTTCTGTTTACAGTTATCACAAACGCCCGGTTTGCCGATGGGCGTTTCGACACGAATCTCTTTTTGAGGAGGGGCCTGTCCACAGCCGGTGATGAAGCAACAGCAAGACAGGAGCAGGAAGCCCAGAGAGAAGTACCACTTTTTGTCTAACAGACGCACTTTCATTTCTTCAATTCTTTTACAATGGTTTTTAGATGCTAAGCCGAGTAGGGATGCCGTCAGGTGAGTTTTTGATGACACGTGCAACTGATGTCGCATTTCACATGCCATTTTTTAAGGTGAGGACAAAATAGATGAGTTAGAATTGCGACGGAAACGAAATTTGACGGTTGAGTCTCTGTTTTCATTGCAGAACAGGTAAGTGAGACACCGTTTACGACTAGAGAAAAACGTTTCTTACGAAGGGACCGTTGTGTTCTCTTTTGTAAATAGCGATTGCGACGTGTTGCGCGAACTGACGGGGGAGTCGGGAAATTCGACAGAGTGAGGTCAATCGTGAGAACGATTTCAGTCAACTGGATGAGTGGTTTGTGTGTCTCAAAGGGGCCGCTTTAAAACTTAAGAAAGCGAGCAAAAAACAGGATGCGCGCCGCGAATGACTCGATCAGTTTCGGGAAAGCGCTTTAGAACCAGTTCAATATCATGTATTTCATGATTGTGGAGTACATCAGATTCTCTTTCCCTGGGGAACGGGAATCGACTCGCGCGGCTTTTATGCATTTCATGATAAGACGTTCGTTGAGTGTGAAGACTGGTATTGTTGTTCCCTGTGTGATGGAGAACGAAGGCCTGATTCCATCGAGTATGAAATTCCCGGTTACTATATTGGCTGGAGAATCTTCCGGTACTTTAGCGCCTTGGGAGTTTTAATGTCTGTGATTGAATGGAATCCGATTTGGTTGATCTCACGAAACATTACTTATAGCATGAGGAGTGTTCTGTTCAAATGAATACATTTTTGGGGCGAGAAGATTATGAGCTTTGATATTTTTTTTCAAACCTCTCACCTGAGTGATCAGACTGAGGAAGCTGTGAATCCATTCACAGGGGAAGTGGTTCAAAAGCCGGTTGGAGAAACGGTGACCAGTTCGGAGCGAGAGGCGCTGCAGAAACTGATTGCCTCAGCAGGGGCAGACACTCCAGATGATTTCGGGAGTTACGTGATCGATTTTGAGGATGGCCCTGGTTTGGAACTTTTCTTTGATGGACTGGAGGGAAGTGATGAGTTCAGTGGTGGAATGGCGGCCCTCAGATCTTTGACGCCGGAATTGACGCAGTTTCTGTTCTCAGTAGCGGATAAAGGAAATCTGATTATGCTGGCTGCTATGGAAGAGAGCAGGCCGATCGCGACTTCAGCCGAGACAGCGGAACGTGTTGTTTCTCGCTGGTCTGATGTGGTCGTAGTTTCTTCTGCAGAAGACCTCCGCGCCCTTCTGGCTACAGGCTTTGACGGCTGGAAGTCATACCGGGATCGTGTAGTTGATGATTCATGAAAGTGTGTCCGATTTTCATCTGCACTGAAAGATCGCGATCTGATACAATATGACTTGTTGCAATAAGTTTGTTTTTGAAAAGATCATCATGGGAAATGGCATACCGGCGTCAAGCAGAGAATCATTTTTCGAACGAAATTCAACGCATTCGATCTTCCATGATCATCCTCTACATTCCATTGATGTTCCCACGAAGTCAAACGAAAGTGGAATGATGCGAGGGGGTTGTTTGAGTACCAGTTCCTGATGTTCCTGTTGTGATTTGCTGAAACAAGGGGCTTTTGTCGTGTTGGAGTCAGCAGGACTTCGGAACATTCAGTGTTTTAGAGCTTTGTCTCGTGCGCGCGACGCTTAGCCCGCAAGTATCTGGAGTGGCGGGATGATGTCAAGTAGAGAAGTATACCCGTTTTCGGTGGAATTTCACTGGCAGTGATTCGTGTTATTCCCCCCATTTTGTTAACTGGAATTGGACTCAGTCAAAAAAGCCGGGGGGAATGTTGTCTTTGGATTGGAATCGCTCACCGTCGGGGTTGTTTTCGTCGACGACCCAGGGATCGCCGTGATTGTGATAGCCACAACGTTCCCAGTAGCCGGGGGTGTCTTCAGCTATGAAATCGATTCGCCTGATCCATTTGGCGCTTTTCCAGGCATAGAGCAGGGGGACAATCAAGCGGAGGGGGCCGCCGTGGTCAGAGTTGAGCGAATCGCCATCATGCTTGTCGCAAAGTAGAACGTCTTCTGCTTCGAAGTCTTTGAGGGGGAGATTGGTGGTCCAGCCGCCATCGTAACCGGTGGCGATGACGTAATGGGCTTCAGATTGAACGCCGGCTCGTTTCATGATTTCTTGGCCGGAGACGCCTTCCCAGAGATTTCCAAGTCGCGACCAGCGGGTGACGCAGTGAAAGTCGGCGAAGACTTGCGTGCGGGGGAGTTGCTGGAATTCGTCCCAGGAGAACGAGAGCGGATGTTCGACGAGGCCACCAATTTCCAGTTTCCAGGTGTCGAAATCGATTTTGGGGACCGTAGTGGCATGTAGCACGGGCCATTTGCGAGTGCGGGACTGGCCCGCGGGAATACGGTTTTGGCGGAAGGTATCAGAGCTGATAATGATTTTGGAATCCTGGACAGGAGGAGATGGAGGATCGCCATCCTGGTATTTGTCTGATTCAGGACCGTTATACATCTGTAAGCTCCATAGGGGGTTAAGTCATGTGGCATCAGCCCGATTCTGACCTGAAATATAAGAATTTCTGCTAAATTATCCAGAGGAAGATATTACAAATCCCCCAGACTTGGCACATTGGTTGCATTTCAGTATGAGTGAGCCTTATCAAATGTCCGAAGCGATGGTTACTTGCGAGCGAAATACCGCCATTGACCATATTTTTCAAAATAAATAAACTTCGGAAAGAGAAGAACTTACAGAAATTAAATGTATTCCGGACAGGAAGGGTGCGTTGTTGTTACGCACTTTGCTTATTCCGGAGCGGAACATGCTTACTGCCAGTATGACAGTCGGGCTCTGATCCGCCTGATCTATATAAAGACTATTTTCGAGAATTCGAGTTCAGGTTAAAAAATGGAATTCCTTGACAAACTGGGTGAATGGTTAACGACAGTCACGACATGGCTGGAGCGATTTTTGACGGGCCTGTTTGGTTCTTCGAATGAACGTCAAATTCGCAAGCTGGGCTTTGTCCGAGATAAAGAGGGCAAAGACGAAATCGTGCCTGGTTCGATGCTGGCGGAGATCGACAGTTTCGAACCGGAGTTGATGAAGCTCTCCGATGAAGAATTGCGACAGACGACAGCCAAGCTGCGCGCACGCCTGGCGGCTGGGGAAACGCTGGATGATCTTCTCACTTATGCCTTTGCTGCGGTGCGCGAGTCTGCGCGGCGTAATTTGAATATGCGACATTATCCGGTACAGATGATCGGGGGATACTTTCTGCACAAAGGTATGATTGCCGAAATGGTAACTGGGGAAGGGAAAACTCTGGTTTCTTCATTGCCTGCGTATCTGAATGCGTTGGCAGGGAAGGTCCATATTGTGACAGTCAACGACTACCTTGCACTGCGCGATATGGAGTGGATGGGACCAATTCATATCGCATTGGGGCTGACTGTTGGGGCGATTCAATCCCGTATGGGACCCGAAGAACGTCAGAAGCACTATGCCTGCGATATCACGTACGGAACGAATAACGAATTCGGTTTTGATTATCTGCGGGATAATATGAAGCCTGTGAAAGAGCTACAGGTACAAGGGCCTCTGAATTATGCGGTGGTGGACGAAATCGATAATATTCTCATCGACGAAGCACGAACGCCACTGATCATTTCCGGACCTGCCCAGGATGATCTGACGAAATATTCCAAGGCCAATGCCGTCGCACTCAAACTGACTCCCAACGTGGACTTTGAGGTCAAAGAAAAAGAACATACCTGTCACATGACAGATGCAGGCGTCAAGCATGCCGAAGAGCTGGCGGGCGTTGAGAGCTTTTATACTGCGGGAAATATGGAGTGGCCGCATTTGATTGATAATTCGCTCAAAGCCCATCATCTGTATAAACGTGATGTGAATTACGTGGTGCAGCAGGGCGAAGTGATTATCGTAGATGATCATACCGGCCGATTGATGCCGGGACGTCAGTGGGGCGATGGTCTGCATCAGGCTGTGGAAGCCAAAGAAGGTGTGAAGATCAAGGAAGAGTCTCAGACTCTCGCGACAATTACCCTGCAGAACTTCTTTAAGCTGTACGACAAGTTGGCCGGGATGACCGGTACCGCGATGACGGAAGCGGAAGAATTCTGGAAGATCTATCAGTTGGATGTCGTCAATATTCCAACGAACCGACCGATGCAGCGAATTAATTTTCCCGATGTGATTTATCAGACCGAGAAAGAAAAGTGGACCGCCATCGCCGACGAAGTGCGTGAAGTTCACAAAGAGGGGCGTCCAATTCTGGTCGGTACGGTCTCGATTGAACAATCAGAAATCGTCAGCCATCGTCTGAGCAAATATGGAATTCCCCATAATGTC
This window of the Gimesia fumaroli genome carries:
- a CDS encoding cobaltochelatase subunit CobN — translated: MRFIHWIYLSLILAAAPLQAEPPPAALKPPQKTQTTSPDKTAVQRLAFIGLHGGIFDILKRYEDDYQLQLDYFTDEQLTSGTVDFTPYQIVFFQHVRGQDRDHYRKLISSGRKQNPNLRIISISGLAEKHLPLLTQQGIIEHDEELKSYYGSSPENLRRFLLYVNVKYLKQSGTVLPAETVDRLTGLYHPDHEGMFKETQEFLKWSKQQGKEINNTPRVVIAVHSTHLAFQQPKVVDALIRQFEKKGILAVAMIDGGPDFETNIFQFKPEAVVHTCHSRESTTFREKLGVPHLHSIFFRKQSIKEWQNNLEGIAANEMALHVISQELLGAIEPQIGSGTLHGGGSPEAFTPIEERINHLADRTLNWTRLARTPNAEKKIAVVYYDREMGKAELMRGSATGMFMNGPRSLINVLNRMKNDGYSLSRVPQDEDELIELMQKQGRQIGVWAPGVLDRLARSGNAVLIPVAAYNKWLEEKVPPKQREAIIKHWGPPPGKFLVWEDVGEKFIVVPRIDLGNVILLPQPLRGEAHDTSLVHNKLVPPPHNYLATYFWLQEGFTADAMIHFGTHGTEFLLPGKPVGLSSSDWSDMIMGAIPNINPWIINNLGESSPVRRRAYATLINHLVPPSVNAELSDELLNLHNDIDKWVILEEGALKEKFRTSITDQFLKANLHQDLRLPLEENQLLTPKQIEQVLEYMHDIHNETTPVSLHVLGEAPPRNLMLPWIVTCLGKRFRDALNEVVTVPPEEALNPGDKQKYLRKKSEEIVTLLLDQGFSPHEAVQSVVEKPLTDILPEKVTKGLALTQTLDEAFTHTHNEVDNLLAALNGKYISPGPGNSPDRNPAVVPTGRNMYLVNPEEVPSRPSWQIGKQLVDQLLAQHLKDKGHYPEKIAFTLNSFATFQDYGVMEAQILYLMGVEPVWDERNLVAELKLIPAAELGRPRVDVFISALGYYRDMLPTRMRLIDKAIRLVASQNEPNNIIYQNSQQVKAELEQQGVKPEKAERLSRARIFGSPPGQFGSAGYYYLVERSGEWDTREELLNTYLSFSRHVYTDGIWGEDAPETYNRQIQGTEVLIRSWSDRTRSPLSNKYDWYKGGSLSLAIKHLTGKEPEWFFSDVRDPDQASMVNAEDALRKDYRVRLFNRKWIEGMMKEGYAGADQIAVHVSNTMGWKIMRENSVTDETWNEIVDTYIRDKRNLNIKEWFESENPFAYQEVTEILLESARKEYWKPSPETLQEVAIEYAKSVVRHGEGGGLRGGGNKKLEAFVEKVLSAPGSKELDTLLASYQKKSRESVTTQEPKPNQITQKENQNIEQQISQTEQVEGNELMPAEEKPEQAAPEQYLPWVLLLILACGTLVVVGFWAGRGIPSK
- a CDS encoding DUF1559 domain-containing protein, with amino-acid sequence MKHVNPTQQKHGFTLIELLVVIAIIAILIALLLPAVQQAREAARRSQCKNNLKQLGLALYNYEASHRLFPPGHMESGNDGPSYRHQFSWMTYILPYIDQTNVYNLIDFNLIDLSLSASQNPAFQPAGSTDIVVFLCPSDPVGRVNPDWAPTNYLANQGIECACRSADCTGVFGHNTYLKIRDITDGTSNTIAVGEILKGDFDVNTLNDNYIATSGADASDIDTCQSAPPNASDMGNIWLGGHPQNNMFSTDRVPNDPRLDCRAPNNGCTNYAARSTHTGGAHLLMCDGSVHFLSENISLEVYHALGTKQGGEIVGEF
- a CDS encoding molybdopterin-dependent oxidoreductase yields the protein MYNGPESDKYQDGDPPSPPVQDSKIIISSDTFRQNRIPAGQSRTRKWPVLHATTVPKIDFDTWKLEIGGLVEHPLSFSWDEFQQLPRTQVFADFHCVTRWSRLGNLWEGVSGQEIMKRAGVQSEAHYVIATGYDGGWTTNLPLKDFEAEDVLLCDKHDGDSLNSDHGGPLRLIVPLLYAWKSAKWIRRIDFIAEDTPGYWERCGYHNHGDPWVVDENNPDGERFQSKDNIPPGFFD